From a single Paraburkholderia sp. D15 genomic region:
- a CDS encoding BMP family ABC transporter substrate-binding protein has product MKRRNLLTAFAWGAASLALAAPLAQSAQAADAPGVAFVYLGNPGDAGWTYAHDQGSKEVEAKFGNKIKITRIENVPESADSERVFRDLANKGNKIIIGSSFGYQDFELKVAKDFPDTVFLHATGYKKAPNFGTYDVRMYQGAYLAGVAAGYVTKTNTLGFVASVPIPEVIRNINAYTLGARSVNPKVHTKVIWINSWFDPGKEKQAAETLIGQGADVLLQNTDSSATLATASEKHVHAFGWDSDMKKFGPDAHLGSVVAHWGVYYNAAIQQVLDGKWKSDPVWWGIPQKAVNLEDLNTGAISADAQKQVAAKRDQLAGGKWDVFTGPIKDQSGTVKVPDGKTLTDPELQRLNWYVEGVDGSLPK; this is encoded by the coding sequence ATGAAGAGAAGAAATCTGCTGACCGCTTTCGCGTGGGGCGCGGCGTCGCTCGCACTGGCCGCGCCGCTCGCGCAAAGCGCGCAGGCGGCCGATGCGCCGGGCGTCGCGTTCGTCTACCTCGGCAATCCGGGCGATGCCGGCTGGACCTACGCGCACGACCAGGGGTCGAAGGAAGTGGAAGCGAAGTTCGGCAACAAGATCAAGATCACCCGCATCGAGAACGTGCCGGAATCGGCCGACTCCGAGCGCGTGTTCCGCGATCTGGCGAACAAGGGCAACAAGATCATCATCGGCTCGAGCTTCGGCTATCAGGATTTCGAACTGAAGGTCGCGAAAGACTTCCCGGACACCGTGTTCCTGCACGCGACCGGCTACAAGAAGGCGCCGAACTTCGGCACCTACGACGTGCGCATGTATCAGGGCGCGTATCTCGCGGGCGTCGCCGCGGGCTACGTGACGAAGACCAACACGCTCGGCTTCGTCGCGTCGGTGCCGATTCCGGAAGTGATCCGCAACATCAACGCGTACACGCTCGGCGCGCGGTCGGTGAATCCGAAGGTGCATACGAAGGTCATCTGGATCAACAGCTGGTTCGATCCGGGCAAGGAAAAGCAGGCGGCCGAAACGCTGATCGGCCAGGGCGCCGACGTGCTGCTGCAGAACACCGATTCGAGCGCGACGCTCGCGACCGCGTCGGAGAAACACGTGCACGCGTTCGGCTGGGATTCGGACATGAAGAAGTTCGGTCCTGACGCCCATCTCGGTTCGGTGGTCGCGCACTGGGGCGTGTATTACAACGCGGCGATCCAGCAGGTGCTCGACGGCAAGTGGAAGAGCGACCCGGTGTGGTGGGGCATTCCGCAGAAGGCCGTCAATCTGGAGGATCTGAACACCGGCGCGATTTCCGCCGATGCGCAGAAGCAGGTCGCGGCCAAACGCGATCAGCTCGCCGGCGGCAAGTGGGACGTGTTCACCGGGCCGATCAAGGACCAGTCGGGCACGGTGAAGGTGCCGGACGGCAAGACGCTGACCGATCCGGAACTGCAACGCCTGAACTGGTACGTGGAAGGCGTGGACGGGTCGCTGCCGAAGTAA
- a CDS encoding dodecin, giving the protein MSEHVYKQIELTGSSTKSIDDAISTAIAKAAKTLRHLHWFEVTETRGQIENDKVAYWQVTIKVGLRID; this is encoded by the coding sequence ATGTCCGAACACGTCTACAAGCAGATCGAACTGACCGGCTCGTCCACAAAATCCATCGACGATGCGATCAGCACCGCCATCGCCAAGGCAGCGAAAACGCTGCGCCATCTGCACTGGTTCGAAGTGACGGAAACGCGCGGGCAGATCGAAAACGACAAGGTCGCGTACTGGCAGGTGACGATCAAGGTCGGCTTGCGGATCGACTGA
- a CDS encoding NAD(P)-dependent oxidoreductase, protein MEIGFCGPGLMGAPMIRHLLRAGHTVHVWNRTRAKAEALIADGANVVDTPRELAARCEAVLLCVADAAAVEETVFGAQGLLSGAAEGSGDAPGRVRWIVDHSSIPPAATREFARRAARIGWIDAPVSGGVAGASAGTLAIMAGGTPADVEALRPLLDAYSSRVTHMGDVGAGQTTKLCNQTIVTATVAAIAEAVSLAQRSGIDAARLTEGLAGGWADSVLLQIFVPRMTQGGLAPIGALRTFQKDVDTVAATAYETGTPMPVSSTVQQLLRLGAAMGLAEADLSGFIDVLQTPRGVRSQ, encoded by the coding sequence GTGGAAATTGGTTTTTGCGGTCCCGGTCTGATGGGCGCGCCGATGATCCGGCATTTGCTGCGCGCGGGACATACCGTGCATGTATGGAATCGCACGCGGGCCAAGGCGGAAGCCTTGATCGCCGACGGCGCGAACGTGGTCGACACGCCGCGCGAGCTGGCCGCGCGCTGCGAAGCGGTACTGCTGTGCGTCGCGGACGCGGCGGCGGTGGAGGAGACGGTGTTCGGCGCGCAAGGCCTGCTGAGCGGCGCGGCAGAGGGTTCGGGCGATGCGCCGGGCCGGGTGCGCTGGATCGTCGATCACTCCAGCATTCCGCCGGCGGCCACGCGCGAGTTTGCGCGGCGGGCAGCGCGCATCGGCTGGATCGACGCGCCGGTATCGGGCGGCGTGGCGGGCGCGAGCGCCGGCACGCTGGCGATCATGGCGGGCGGCACGCCGGCCGATGTCGAAGCGCTCAGGCCGCTGCTCGACGCTTATTCGTCCCGCGTGACTCATATGGGCGATGTCGGCGCCGGGCAGACCACCAAACTCTGCAACCAGACCATCGTCACCGCGACGGTCGCGGCGATCGCCGAGGCGGTGAGCCTCGCGCAGCGCAGCGGCATCGACGCCGCCAGGCTGACCGAAGGGCTCGCGGGCGGCTGGGCCGATTCGGTGCTGCTGCAGATTTTCGTGCCGCGCATGACGCAGGGCGGTCTCGCGCCGATCGGCGCCTTGCGCACCTTTCAGAAAGATGTCGACACCGTGGCCGCCACCGCCTATGAGACCGGCACGCCGATGCCGGTGTCGTCGACGGTGCAGCAGCTGCTGCGGCTCGGCGCGGCGATGGGGCTCGCCGAGGCCGACCTGTCGGGCTTCATCGACGTGCTGCAGACGCCGCGCGGCGTCCGGAGCCAGTAG
- a CDS encoding ABC-F family ATPase, whose amino-acid sequence MLSTANITMQFGPKPLFENISVKFGGGNRYGLIGANGCGKSTFMKILGSDLEPSSGNVMLEPNIRLGKLRQDQFAYEDVRVLDVVMMGHAEMWAAMTERDAIYANPDATDDDYMHAAELEAKFAEYDGYTAEARAGELLLGIGIAIEDHNGPMSNVAPGWKLRVLLAQALFSKPDVLLLDEPTNNLDINSIRWLEDVLNQYNSTMIIISHDRHFLNQVCTHMADMDFGTLKVYPGNYDDYMLASTQARERQQNANAKAKERVADLQDFVRRFSANKSKARQATSRLKMIDKIKIEEFKPSSRQNPFIRFEYEKKLHNIAVVAEKISKKYERSIFNDFSISVQPGERIAIIGENGAGKTTLLRSLLGALTLDHGTVKWAENANVGYMPQDTYEEFPNDVTLMDWIDGYRQEGDDEQMVRGTLGRLLFNADDIRKSVKVLSGGEKGRMIWGKLMLGRHNVLLMDEPTNHMDMESIESLQIALDKFEGTLIFVSHDREFVSGLANRIIEVKTNGSLNDFGGNYEDFLTSQGVQ is encoded by the coding sequence GTGCTGTCTACCGCCAATATCACCATGCAATTCGGGCCGAAGCCCCTCTTCGAGAACATCTCGGTCAAGTTCGGGGGCGGGAACCGCTATGGCCTGATCGGCGCGAACGGGTGCGGCAAGTCCACCTTCATGAAGATTCTGGGTTCCGATCTGGAACCGAGTTCGGGCAACGTGATGCTCGAGCCGAACATCCGCCTCGGCAAGCTGCGCCAGGATCAGTTCGCGTACGAAGACGTGCGCGTGCTGGACGTCGTGATGATGGGCCACGCCGAAATGTGGGCCGCCATGACCGAGCGCGACGCGATCTACGCGAACCCCGACGCGACCGACGACGACTACATGCACGCCGCCGAACTCGAAGCCAAGTTCGCCGAGTACGACGGCTACACCGCCGAAGCGCGTGCGGGCGAATTGCTGCTCGGCATCGGCATCGCGATCGAAGACCACAACGGCCCGATGAGCAACGTGGCGCCGGGCTGGAAACTGCGCGTGCTGCTCGCGCAGGCGCTGTTCTCGAAGCCGGACGTGCTGCTGCTGGACGAACCGACCAACAACCTGGACATCAACTCGATCCGTTGGCTGGAAGACGTGCTCAACCAGTACAACTCGACGATGATCATCATCTCGCACGATCGCCACTTTCTGAACCAGGTGTGCACGCACATGGCCGACATGGACTTCGGCACGCTGAAGGTCTATCCGGGCAATTACGACGACTACATGCTGGCCAGCACGCAGGCGCGCGAGCGTCAGCAGAACGCCAACGCGAAGGCGAAGGAACGCGTCGCCGATCTGCAGGACTTCGTGCGCCGCTTCTCGGCGAACAAGTCGAAGGCGCGTCAGGCGACCAGCCGTCTGAAGATGATCGACAAGATCAAGATCGAGGAATTCAAGCCGTCGTCGCGGCAGAACCCGTTCATCCGCTTCGAGTACGAGAAGAAGCTGCACAACATCGCGGTGGTCGCGGAGAAGATTTCGAAGAAGTACGAGCGCTCGATCTTCAACGACTTCAGCATCAGCGTGCAGCCGGGCGAGCGTATCGCGATCATCGGCGAGAACGGCGCGGGCAAGACCACGCTGCTGCGCTCGCTGCTCGGCGCGCTGACGCTCGATCACGGCACGGTGAAGTGGGCGGAGAACGCGAACGTCGGCTACATGCCGCAGGATACCTACGAAGAGTTTCCGAACGACGTCACGCTGATGGACTGGATCGACGGTTATCGTCAGGAAGGCGACGACGAGCAGATGGTGCGCGGCACGCTGGGCCGTCTGCTGTTCAATGCGGACGACATCCGCAAGTCGGTCAAGGTGCTGTCGGGCGGCGAGAAGGGCCGCATGATCTGGGGCAAGCTGATGCTGGGCCGCCACAACGTGCTGCTGATGGACGAGCCGACCAACCACATGGATATGGAGTCGATCGAATCGCTGCAGATCGCGCTCGACAAGTTCGAAGGCACACTGATTTTCGTGTCGCATGACCGCGAGTTTGTCAGCGGGCTGGCGAACCGGATTATCGAAGTGAAGACGAACGGTTCGTTGAACGACTTTGGTGGGAATTATGAGGACTTCCTGACGAGTCAGGGAGTGCAGTAA
- a CDS encoding nitronate monooxygenase family protein, with protein sequence MFTSHSFPPLVIRGRPLLPIVQGGMGVGISAHRLAGSVAREGAMGTIASTDLRHHHRDLLEQCGESPGRTTLERANLTALAREIHAAKALAEGRGMIAVNVMRAVNAQADYVRTACENGADAIVMGAGLPLDLPDMTQGHDIALIPILSDSRGVALILKKWMKKGRLPDAVVIEHPAHAGGHLGVNDVAGMHDARFDFRRILDELDAMFASLGLQRKDVPLILAGGINSHDKVRELLQAGASGVQLGTPFAVTEEGDAHPNFKRVLAEATPDDIVEFVSVTGLPARAVKTPWLMRYLRHENKIRDKLGALKHACPTALECLSACGWRDGIEKFGHFCIDTRLAAALRGDVANGLFFRGREALPFGTAIRSVHDLIELLLTGATRPAVAGRWAFSLG encoded by the coding sequence ATGTTCACCTCACATTCCTTCCCACCGCTAGTCATCCGTGGCCGCCCGTTACTGCCGATCGTCCAGGGCGGCATGGGCGTCGGCATTTCCGCGCATCGGCTGGCCGGTAGCGTCGCGCGTGAAGGGGCGATGGGCACCATCGCGAGCACCGACTTGCGGCATCATCATCGCGACCTGCTCGAGCAGTGCGGCGAGTCACCCGGCCGGACCACCCTGGAACGCGCGAATCTCACCGCGCTGGCCCGCGAAATCCACGCCGCCAAAGCGCTCGCCGAAGGCCGCGGAATGATCGCCGTCAACGTGATGCGCGCCGTCAACGCACAGGCCGATTACGTGCGCACCGCCTGCGAAAATGGCGCGGACGCGATCGTGATGGGCGCGGGCCTGCCGCTCGATCTACCCGACATGACGCAAGGCCATGACATCGCGCTGATTCCGATTCTGTCGGACAGCCGCGGCGTCGCGTTGATCCTGAAGAAGTGGATGAAGAAGGGGCGTCTGCCCGACGCGGTGGTGATCGAACATCCCGCGCACGCGGGCGGCCATCTCGGCGTCAACGATGTCGCCGGCATGCACGACGCGCGCTTCGACTTCCGCCGCATTCTCGACGAACTCGACGCGATGTTCGCGTCGCTCGGTCTGCAACGCAAGGACGTGCCGCTGATTCTCGCGGGCGGCATCAACAGCCACGACAAGGTGCGCGAGCTGCTGCAAGCCGGCGCGAGCGGCGTGCAGCTCGGTACGCCGTTCGCCGTCACCGAGGAAGGCGACGCGCATCCGAACTTCAAGCGCGTACTCGCCGAGGCGACGCCCGACGACATCGTCGAATTCGTCAGCGTGACGGGCTTGCCCGCGCGCGCGGTGAAAACGCCATGGCTGATGCGCTATCTGCGTCACGAAAACAAGATCCGCGACAAACTCGGCGCGCTCAAGCACGCGTGCCCGACCGCGCTCGAATGCCTGAGCGCGTGCGGCTGGCGCGACGGCATCGAGAAGTTCGGCCATTTCTGCATCGACACGCGCCTTGCCGCGGCCCTGCGCGGCGATGTCGCGAACGGTCTGTTCTTCCGCGGCCGCGAGGCGTTGCCCTTCGGCACCGCGATTCGCAGCGTGCACGACCTCATCGAGCTGTTGCTGACCGGCGCGACGCGACCCGCTGTCGCAGGGCGCTGGGCGTTTTCCCTCGGTTGA
- a CDS encoding OmpW family outer membrane protein, with the protein MKLSLRNGIRTVAFAAGLLGAGMMATQAHAAGDDALNGIHAGDVLVRLRAISIMPNVGTSQTLSTLNVGVNNAIVPELDLTYMIRDYLGVELILGTSRHQLTSSLGNLGGVNVLPPTLLLQYHFNHAGKIRPYVGAGLNYTLFYNNGLNAGGAPISVSNHSFGPALQAGVDVQVTKSLFVNADIKKIWMHTDASLGGQSLGRLNIDPVVVGLGVGMRF; encoded by the coding sequence ATGAAGCTCTCACTCAGAAACGGTATCCGCACCGTCGCGTTCGCGGCGGGTCTGCTCGGCGCGGGCATGATGGCGACGCAGGCGCACGCGGCCGGCGACGACGCCTTGAACGGCATCCACGCCGGCGACGTGCTGGTGCGTTTGCGCGCGATCAGCATCATGCCGAACGTGGGCACCAGCCAGACGCTGTCGACGCTCAACGTCGGCGTGAACAACGCGATCGTGCCGGAACTGGATCTGACGTACATGATCCGCGACTACCTGGGCGTCGAGTTGATTCTCGGCACGTCGCGGCATCAACTGACGTCGAGTCTCGGCAATCTCGGCGGCGTGAACGTGCTGCCGCCGACGCTGCTGCTGCAATACCACTTCAATCACGCTGGGAAAATCCGGCCGTACGTCGGCGCGGGTCTGAACTACACGCTGTTCTACAACAACGGTCTGAACGCGGGCGGTGCGCCGATTTCGGTGAGCAATCACAGTTTCGGCCCGGCCTTGCAGGCGGGCGTGGACGTGCAGGTGACGAAGTCGCTATTCGTGAACGCGGACATCAAGAAGATCTGGATGCATACCGATGCATCGCTCGGCGGCCAGTCGCTGGGACGGTTGAATATCGACCCGGTGGTAGTGGGTCTGGGCGTGGGGATGCGGTTCTGA
- a CDS encoding DUF1289 domain-containing protein has protein sequence MASNLHALPDSPCIGVCSTLFDEVCKGCGRTAAEVSNWVFLSDEEKRAVWVRIEQEGTAMRFKYDKI, from the coding sequence ATGGCTTCGAATCTCCACGCTCTTCCCGACAGCCCGTGCATCGGCGTCTGCTCCACGCTTTTCGACGAAGTCTGCAAAGGCTGCGGCCGCACCGCCGCCGAAGTCTCGAACTGGGTCTTTCTGAGCGACGAGGAAAAGCGCGCGGTGTGGGTGCGCATCGAGCAAGAGGGCACGGCGATGCGTTTCAAGTACGACAAGATCTAG
- a CDS encoding phospholipase A — MLPRQAVAARPPLASIPARAARFTHAALLCAFIALGGWSGEACASVAMLQPARVAAANEPLQITLLYSADDASPLTVTVPPTLRVTLSAAEQSPQPLDLQREPGVPDTLHLRPGQFRKVHFAAPWPQTARGEVRIDPVGFDASPALVAINRGPQQDAIAQAERSEAHASTPAQAAATAARVDGPDGDAMSPPGDSLSTTGRGVLAHVSYYEPMYFAAGHNGDTNARLQLSFKYRLRIPDDLRSKAFTDNLYFAYTQTSIWDLSADSRPFRDTTYSPQLFYYVPDTGWRSSWFTRMGFAAGFAHESNGKAGNDSRSINLPFIRPTWEFGDLTANHLTVSPRIYYYLGTSNNPDIADYRGYVDLLVKYGSPDGWQLATTLRKGTKHWYGSVDTQFTYPLAKLLGSAWGGYLLIGYFNGYGEDLLDYNNRQHWMARIGYSIAR, encoded by the coding sequence TTGCTGCCCCGCCAGGCAGTCGCAGCGCGCCCGCCGCTCGCTTCGATTCCCGCGCGTGCCGCGCGCTTCACGCACGCCGCCCTGCTGTGCGCATTCATCGCCCTGGGCGGCTGGAGCGGCGAGGCCTGCGCGAGCGTTGCGATGTTGCAGCCGGCGCGCGTCGCCGCGGCCAACGAACCGCTGCAGATCACCCTGCTCTATTCCGCCGACGATGCCAGCCCGCTCACCGTCACCGTGCCCCCCACGTTACGCGTGACGCTGAGCGCGGCCGAACAATCGCCGCAGCCGCTCGATCTGCAACGCGAGCCGGGCGTACCCGACACGCTGCATCTGCGACCCGGCCAGTTCCGCAAGGTGCATTTCGCCGCGCCCTGGCCGCAAACGGCACGCGGCGAGGTGCGCATCGATCCGGTCGGTTTCGATGCATCGCCCGCGCTCGTCGCGATCAATCGCGGCCCGCAGCAGGACGCCATCGCCCAGGCCGAGCGCTCGGAGGCTCACGCGAGCACACCCGCGCAGGCCGCGGCGACAGCCGCGCGCGTCGACGGCCCGGACGGCGACGCGATGTCGCCGCCCGGCGATTCGCTCTCCACCACCGGACGCGGCGTGCTCGCCCACGTGTCCTACTACGAGCCGATGTACTTCGCCGCCGGGCACAACGGCGACACCAACGCGCGGCTGCAGCTGAGCTTCAAGTACCGTCTGCGAATCCCGGACGATCTGCGCTCGAAGGCCTTCACCGACAACCTGTATTTCGCGTACACGCAGACGTCGATCTGGGACCTCTCCGCCGATTCGCGCCCGTTCCGCGACACCACCTACTCGCCGCAACTGTTCTACTACGTGCCGGACACCGGCTGGCGGAGTTCATGGTTCACGCGGATGGGTTTCGCCGCCGGTTTCGCGCACGAATCGAACGGCAAGGCCGGCAACGACTCGCGCAGCATCAACCTGCCGTTCATCCGGCCGACATGGGAGTTCGGCGATCTGACGGCCAACCATCTGACGGTGTCGCCGCGCATCTACTACTACCTCGGCACGAGCAACAATCCGGATATCGCCGATTACCGCGGCTATGTCGACCTGCTGGTCAAATACGGCAGCCCGGACGGCTGGCAACTCGCGACGACGCTGCGCAAGGGCACCAAGCACTGGTACGGCAGCGTCGATACGCAGTTCACGTATCCGCTGGCCAAACTGCTCGGCAGCGCGTGGGGCGGGTATCTGTTGATCGGGTACTTCAACGGCTACGGCGAGGATCTGCTGGACTACAACAACCGGCAGCACTGGATGGCGCGGATCGGGTACAGCATCGCGCGGTGA
- a CDS encoding Nramp family divalent metal transporter has product MNTHPSAMREHRRRRLPGGGPVRPARWFAFVGAGALIAVGYIDPGNWATALGAGAGYGYRLLGIVLLASLMGMLMQWLSSRLGVVTGRDLAQICRERSSPRGTLLLWLTSEVAIIACDVAEVVGSAVALQLLLGVSLTVGVLMSAVCTFALLALQHNGGRKLEVVIAALIGFVGLCFVIQVALARPDWHAALAGTAPSVELLRNAGMVWLAAGIVGATVMPHNLYLHSALVKQHAPDGGDAQIRAALRVVNLDTFGSLAFAFVINAALLIVAAAVFYSSGHRDVTDLADAHRLIAPLVGTHWAGILFAAALLACGLSATVTGTLAGQTVMEGFLQISLPRWQRALLTRALAIGPALVAVGLFGPHGSNQLLVASQVVLSLQLPLAVVPLIRYTSDATLMRGWRVRGMPLALAWFSAVFIVVLNAALLWQLAVGG; this is encoded by the coding sequence ATGAACACCCATCCCTCCGCCATGCGTGAGCACCGGCGCCGGCGTCTGCCCGGCGGCGGGCCCGTGCGTCCGGCGCGCTGGTTCGCGTTCGTCGGTGCGGGCGCGCTGATCGCCGTCGGTTATATCGATCCGGGCAACTGGGCGACCGCGCTCGGGGCCGGCGCGGGCTACGGCTACCGCCTGCTCGGCATCGTGCTGCTGGCGAGCCTGATGGGCATGCTGATGCAATGGCTGTCGTCGCGCCTGGGCGTGGTCACCGGGCGCGATCTCGCGCAGATCTGCCGCGAACGCTCGAGCCCACGCGGCACCCTGCTGCTGTGGCTGACCAGCGAGGTCGCGATCATCGCCTGCGACGTCGCCGAGGTGGTCGGCAGCGCGGTCGCGCTGCAGTTGCTGCTCGGCGTGTCGTTGACGGTGGGCGTGCTGATGTCGGCGGTCTGCACCTTCGCGCTGCTCGCGCTTCAGCATAACGGCGGCCGCAAACTGGAAGTGGTGATCGCCGCGCTGATCGGCTTCGTCGGGCTGTGCTTCGTGATCCAGGTGGCGCTCGCGCGGCCCGACTGGCATGCCGCGCTGGCCGGCACCGCGCCGAGCGTCGAATTGCTGCGCAACGCCGGCATGGTGTGGCTGGCGGCGGGCATCGTCGGCGCGACGGTGATGCCGCACAACCTCTATCTGCACTCGGCGCTCGTCAAGCAGCACGCGCCGGACGGCGGCGACGCGCAGATCCGCGCCGCGCTGCGCGTCGTCAATCTCGATACCTTCGGCTCGCTCGCGTTCGCATTCGTGATCAACGCGGCCTTGCTGATCGTCGCGGCGGCCGTGTTCTACAGCAGCGGCCATCGCGACGTCACCGATCTCGCCGATGCGCATCGCCTGATCGCGCCGCTCGTCGGCACGCACTGGGCCGGCATCCTGTTCGCGGCGGCGCTGCTCGCGTGCGGATTGAGCGCGACGGTCACCGGCACGCTGGCGGGGCAAACGGTCATGGAAGGCTTCCTGCAGATCAGCCTGCCACGCTGGCAACGCGCGCTGCTGACCCGCGCGCTGGCGATCGGACCGGCGCTCGTCGCGGTCGGCCTGTTCGGTCCGCACGGCTCGAACCAGCTGCTGGTGGCGAGCCAGGTCGTGCTGAGCCTGCAACTGCCGCTCGCGGTCGTGCCGCTGATCCGCTATACGTCCGACGCCACGCTTATGCGCGGCTGGCGGGTTCGCGGCATGCCGCTTGCACTGGCGTGGTTCTCCGCCGTGTTCATCGTCGTGCTGAATGCCGCGCTGCTGTGGCAGTTAGCGGTCGGCGGGTGA